The Catellatospora citrea DNA segment AGGCGCAGCGGATCGCCGAGGACTTCTCCACGTTCTGGCAGGAGCTGGCCAAAGCGCTCGACGTCGACCACGACCAGCGGCTCAGCCCGCAGGAGTGGCGGCAGGGCATGACCGAGGCGTTCGTGCACGGCGACGCCTTCGACCGCAGCTTCCGCCCCGGCGCGCTGGCGGTGCTGCACCTGGCCGACACCGACGACGACGGACGGGTCAGCCGGGACGAGTTCGCCACCATGCAGCGCGCCTTCGGCACGCCGGTCGGCGAGATCAACCTCGCCTTCGACAAGCTCGACGCCGATGAGGACGGCTACCTCACCATCGAGGAGCTCATGCTCGGCGTACGCCAGTTCTACATCGGAGCCGACGAGACCGCCCCCGGCAACTGGTTCTTCGGCCGGGTCTGACCGGGATCGACCGTCGGGGCCCGCCGCGGCTCGTTCGCCTCGGCAGGCCCCGACGTCGGCCGGCGCATGATCAGACCTGGTCGAGCAGCAGGCCGCTCGGGCCGTAGCCGATCTTCCAGTCCTCGTAGACGCCGATCTCCTGGCAGGACTCGCAGCGCAGCGCGACGTACACCCAGCGGACGTCGTCGGACTCGCCGTCCTCGTACAGCGAGAAGCCCGCCGCCGCGGCGAACTCCTCGTGCCCGCA contains these protein-coding regions:
- a CDS encoding EF-hand domain-containing protein → MATEMQLRKLDKAFGHLDNDRSGFVEQQDLNNLGLRLLAEFGTAHDAPKAQRIAEDFSTFWQELAKALDVDHDQRLSPQEWRQGMTEAFVHGDAFDRSFRPGALAVLHLADTDDDGRVSRDEFATMQRAFGTPVGEINLAFDKLDADEDGYLTIEELMLGVRQFYIGADETAPGNWFFGRV